The genomic region GGATCGTCGAGCAGGGCACGGTCGACGAGATCTTCGCGAACCCGTCCGAGGCCTACACCGAGCGACTGCTGGACGCCATTCCCGGCCGAACGATACCGATGGGCGGCCCGTGAGCGCCGACCGGGCGCGCGTCAGGCGGACGGCGTCGCGGACGGCGTCGGCGTGGGCGACGGCGTGGGGGAGGGCGCCGGAGCGAAGACGTCGGGCCACAGCGCGGCGGCGAGCGGGTAGCCGACGAAGGCGACGATGTCGAGCAGTGCGTGGGCGATCACCAGCGGCATGATCCGTCCCCACCGGCGGTAGCACCACCCGAACACGACGCCCATCGCGAAGTTGCCGACGATCGCGCCGAACCCCTGATAGGCGTGGTACGCCCCGCGCATCGCGGCGGTCGACAGGATGATCGTCCACCATCCCCAGCCCAGTCGTCGCAGTCGGTCGTAGAGCCACGCGACGCCGATCACCTCTTCCAACAGCGAGGCGCGCAGCGCCGAGAGCACCAGCAGCGGAATCGTCCACCACGCGGCGTCGAGGGTGGATGCCGCCACGGCCACGTTCAGCCCGAGCACGCGGGCGAGCGCGTAGAGGCCGAGGCCGGGGATGCCGATCACCGCGAACAGCGCGACGCCGCGTCCCAGATCGCCGCCGAAGCGCGAGAAGTCCAGGCCGATGCGGCGGAGCGCGTTCGAACCCGGCTCCCACAGCAGGTAGACCACCAGGGCCACCAGCGCCAGATCGAACGCGATGTCGAGCACGCGGTAGATCGCATCCCACACCGCCTGATCGGCGCGAACAGGGTTCAGCTGCGCCGACTGCTGAGACAGCGGAACCTCGATCGTGAGACGGCGTATCAGGGTCAGGCTCGAGTAGACGGCCTGCTGCCCGAGCGTCAGCGCGAGGACGATCCCGATCTCCCACCACTGCCTCACGCGGCTGGGAACGGCCTGATCGCCCGGTGTGGAGGCGGTGAACTGCACCTTGTGCACTTCCTCTCAGGGGTGTAGGCGCCAGGATGCGGCGTGTTGTCACAATGCCACATCGAATGCCGCTCGAGTAAAGGGCATGTAACGTTTTGGGCTCAGGTTTTGATCAACGATGCAAGCGTGCCTATCGTTTATCCGTTCGTGTCCGATGGCGTGCAGCACGCTCATCGGATGCATGTATCCCTTGCACAGGAGGAAATCAGAGTGAAGATCACACGTCTGGGTGCAGGCCTGGGCATCGTCACGGTGGGTGCGCTCGCGCTCGCCGGATGCTCGGTCCCGTACGAGTCGGAGGTCATCGAGGACACGGAGATCACCGTTTCCTGGAATGACATCGTCGACAACTTCAACACCGACAGCACGGCGGGCAACAACATCGCCAACTCGAACATCGAGTACATGACGTCGGCGTCGTTCAACTACTACAACGACTCGCCCGAGCTCGTTCAGAACACCGACTTCGGTACCTACGAGAAGACCAGCGACGACCCGCTGACCGTCGAGTACACGGTCAACGACAACGTCGTGTGGTCGGACGGCACGCCGCTCGACGAGGCGGACCTGCTGCTGGCCTACGTCACGATCTTCGAGGCGTTCCAGAACGAGGACGGCGACCCGCTGTTCAACTACGCCAACCCGCGCCCGGACCTGGCTTCGACTCTTCCGGAGATCGACGACCACAAGCTGACGCTGGTCTACGACAAGCAGTACGTGGACTGGGAGGTCCAGTACGGTGTCGGCCAGGTTGCCGCGCACGCCGCCGTCATGCTGGCCTACCCCGAGATCGAGGACCCGCAGGAGGCCAAGGACCAGTTCGTCGAGGCCGTCCAGAGCGGCGACGTCGACTGGCTCACCCCGGTCGCCGACGTCTGGAACTCGGACTTCCAGTCGGCGAACACCCCCGATGACGAGCTGAAGTACCTCTCGTACGGCCCGTACGTCGTCGAGGAGCTCGTCGAGGAGGACTACGTCACCCTCGTCGCCAACGAGAGCTTCGCGTGGGGCCCCTCGCCCAAGTACCAGCGCATCACGGTCCGCCAGATCGCCGACCCGACCGCGCAGGTGCAGTCGCTGCAGAACCAGGACGTCCAGGTGGCCTCGGGCCAGCCGACGCCCGACGTGCTGCAGCTCGTCCAGGAGACCGACACCGCTGAGTACTACACCGGTGACGAGGCCACCTACGAGCACATCGACCTGACCTTCAACAACGGCGGTCCGTTCGACCCGGCTACCTACGGTGGCGACGAGGAGGCTGCCAAGGCCGTCCGCATCGCGTTCCTCAAGACGATCCCGCGCGAGGAGATCCTCGAGAAGCTGATCCGTCCGCTGAACCCGAACGCCCAGGTCCGCAACTCCACGCTGACCATCCCCGGCTCGCCGTTCTACGACGCGATCGTCGAGGCCAACGGTTCGGCCGAGTTCGCCGAGGTCGACATCGACGGCGCCAAGGCGCTGCTCGAGGAGGCCGGTGTCGACACGCCGGTCGACGTGAAGTTCTGGTACCCCGAGGGCAACACCCGCCGTGCCGCTGAGTTCGAGCTCATCGCCACGTCGGCCGCCCTCGCCGGCTTCAACGTGATCGACGACTCCGAGCCCAACTGGGAGTTCACCGACACCACCGCCCTGCCGATCAACCCGCACGACGCGGTGATCTTCGCCTGGGCCTCCACGAGCCTCGCGCTCACCGGTTCGGACCAGTACCTCGGCACGGGTCAGCCCTCGAACTTCGGTGGCTACTCGAACGAGGTCGTGGACACGCGTCTGGCGGACCTCGAGACCGAGCTGGATGAGGCCGCGCAGCAGCAGATCCTCATCGACGTCGAGACCGAGCTCTGGGGTGAAGGCTACGGCGTCACCATCTTCCAGTTCCCGGGTCTGACCGCATGGGACAAGGGCGTGACCGGCATCGCTCCGGCTCCGCTGGCCCCGTACTACTTCTGGAACTTCTGGGAGTGGGCGCCTTCGGACGCAGCCACCGCTGAGTAAGCAGTAGCTGCATCGCCCCCGGTGGGCCGGATGCGATAGCATCCGGCCCACCGGCCATGTCGATCTACCCTCAAAAGGACCCTTGTCGGTGCTCTCCTTCGTCTCCCGGCGTCTCGTCGCCACCCTTCTCGTTCTTCTCGTCGCGTCGTACGTCGTCTATGTGCTGACCGCGATCTCCGGGGATCCGCTGCTCGAGCTGCGCGGCAGCAACGACCCCGATGCTCAGTTCAAGATCGCGGACCTCTCTGAGAAGCTTCAGCTCGATGTCCCGCCTGCGCTGCGCTACTTCACGTGGCTTCCCGGCGCCGCCGGATGCCTGATCGGTCAGTGCGACCTCGGCATCTCCGTCGCCCGCGGTGAACTGCCCGTCAGCGAGGTCATCGTGACCGCCATGGGCTCCACCCTCCAGCTCGTCACCGTCGCGACAGTGCTGTCGATCCTCTTCGGTGTCGCCATCGGCATGACCACCGCGCTCCGCCAGTACAGCGGCTACGACTACACGGTGACCTTCGCCACCTTCGTCTTCTACTCGCTCCCGGTCTTCTGGGTCGCTGTGATCCTCAAGCAGTACGGCGGCATCGCCTTCAACCAGTTCCTCGGTGATCCCGTGATCCCGTGGTGGTTCCTCGTCATCTTCGGCTTGGTCGCCGGCTTCATATTCATGGCCATCGTCGGCGGCAGCCTCAGCACCCGGATAAAGACGTTCATCTTCACCGGCATCGCCGCCGGCGGATTCCTGACCGTCCTCGACGTGACGAACTGGTTCGAGCAGCCCTCGATCGGACTCGTCGGCGTCATCCTGTTCACGCTCGGCAACGCCCTGATCGTGGCGAGCCTGACGACCGGACTGCGCGACCGCACGGCGCTCATCGCGATCGGCCTGGCCGCGGTCGTCGGCCCCGTGGCCCTGTACTACCCCTTCCAATACCTGTTCTTCTACGGCAACGCATGGTGGACCATCGCGATCGCCGCTGCCGCGCTCGCCGGCATCGGCGCCGTCGTGGGGTTCCTCTTCGGAGGCGATCGCAAGGCGTACATGGCACGCATCGTCGGCCTCGCCGCCGTGCTCGG from Microbacter sp. GSS18 harbors:
- a CDS encoding CPBP family intramembrane metalloprotease; its protein translation is MQFTASTPGDQAVPSRVRQWWEIGIVLALTLGQQAVYSSLTLIRRLTIEVPLSQQSAQLNPVRADQAVWDAIYRVLDIAFDLALVALVVYLLWEPGSNALRRIGLDFSRFGGDLGRGVALFAVIGIPGLGLYALARVLGLNVAVAASTLDAAWWTIPLLVLSALRASLLEEVIGVAWLYDRLRRLGWGWWTIILSTAAMRGAYHAYQGFGAIVGNFAMGVVFGWCYRRWGRIMPLVIAHALLDIVAFVGYPLAAALWPDVFAPAPSPTPSPTPTPSATPSA
- a CDS encoding ABC transporter family substrate-binding protein, translating into MKITRLGAGLGIVTVGALALAGCSVPYESEVIEDTEITVSWNDIVDNFNTDSTAGNNIANSNIEYMTSASFNYYNDSPELVQNTDFGTYEKTSDDPLTVEYTVNDNVVWSDGTPLDEADLLLAYVTIFEAFQNEDGDPLFNYANPRPDLASTLPEIDDHKLTLVYDKQYVDWEVQYGVGQVAAHAAVMLAYPEIEDPQEAKDQFVEAVQSGDVDWLTPVADVWNSDFQSANTPDDELKYLSYGPYVVEELVEEDYVTLVANESFAWGPSPKYQRITVRQIADPTAQVQSLQNQDVQVASGQPTPDVLQLVQETDTAEYYTGDEATYEHIDLTFNNGGPFDPATYGGDEEAAKAVRIAFLKTIPREEILEKLIRPLNPNAQVRNSTLTIPGSPFYDAIVEANGSAEFAEVDIDGAKALLEEAGVDTPVDVKFWYPEGNTRRAAEFELIATSAALAGFNVIDDSEPNWEFTDTTALPINPHDAVIFAWASTSLALTGSDQYLGTGQPSNFGGYSNEVVDTRLADLETELDEAAQQQILIDVETELWGEGYGVTIFQFPGLTAWDKGVTGIAPAPLAPYYFWNFWEWAPSDAATAE
- a CDS encoding ABC transporter permease; amino-acid sequence: MLSFVSRRLVATLLVLLVASYVVYVLTAISGDPLLELRGSNDPDAQFKIADLSEKLQLDVPPALRYFTWLPGAAGCLIGQCDLGISVARGELPVSEVIVTAMGSTLQLVTVATVLSILFGVAIGMTTALRQYSGYDYTVTFATFVFYSLPVFWVAVILKQYGGIAFNQFLGDPVIPWWFLVIFGLVAGFIFMAIVGGSLSTRIKTFIFTGIAAGGFLTVLDVTNWFEQPSIGLVGVILFTLGNALIVASLTTGLRDRTALIAIGLAAVVGPVALYYPFQYLFFYGNAWWTIAIAAAALAGIGAVVGFLFGGDRKAYMARIVGLAAVLGTVPLVFDQMFQRWATYQSIIPLSSGVISTIGASTPAIDRQDDYWLQMLDSLTHMILPTMTLMLISLAAYTRYSRASLLEVMNQDYVRTARAKGLSERVVVMRHAFRNAMIPIATIIAFDFGGLIGGAVITETVFAWKGMGAVFSDALRTTDVNLMMGFFLVTGILAVLFNIVADLLYSALDPRIRVS